TTTCCCACCATTTTTCTGGTCGGGCATCGAAATTCACGATGTCCGACCACGCCACGCGTTGTTTCCGTGCCGACTCGGACAGGCAATGGAGTGTCCGGTGCTTCAATCATTCGGAAACTGGATCGGGTGCTCGTTATATATCGTGGGCCTACGAAATCAGGGGCCTCGTCGAACATAACCTGCATGGAAACGTCGATCTTATCGAGGAAGATCGTTTCGTTTATATGGTGTGGGCGTATGTAGAGCGTACATGCGCCGTTGTCCGGTGCGCCGCAAGCATCCGATGTTTGGAGCATGATGCCCGGATTGAAATGGTCGTTGATCCAGGTAGCAGCGCAAAGCACGGCAAGGCTGATGAGTAGCGGTGTGAAAAAGGAATAAGCAAGCGGGGCATCGTCGTTGCGAGGTCCTGCTGTTCCATGTCGCTGTGATGTACGGTTCGCAAGCTGTGACCACGCGAAACTCGCGAAGTACGTGAGCAAAATAATGCATACCGCTATCACTGAGCTCGACGAAGGATCGAAGCCAAGCCGTCGCGCAATCCAAACCAGCAATATGATCGGGAGTGTCACCGCCGTGTATCGAATCAAGCAGAGCGCCGCGATAAACGACGAGAACACAAGTTGCCGATATCTGCTTGTGGTCGCTGACCTCCGCCATACGCCCAGGAATACAACCAACCCATATGACAGGGTGGAGAAAACAAGAGCGATGGCGAATTCGAGTGTTTGGCGACTGACTGTCGGATTGCTGAATGACGCACGAGGAACGATCGACACCCAATCCTCGGCGATACCCAATGCAAGGCGCCCGACTCCCGGATAGCCATTGATGCCGTGACGTATGTCTAGGACATTCAAGCTCAAGGACATCATTAGCAGAATGGATGTTGCTGTCGCGAGCACCAACGCAAAGCCTGAAAAATATCGACAACGGTTGATTGGCTCGGGCACCACGGCGATGTCGTCGAAACGGGTGAGATGACTCGCCCATTTGTACGTTGTCCATAGCCGCTGAACTTCGGCGACGGTGTCGGAGACCACCCGGGGGATTTCTTTGAAATTCACGGTATTTGGAATGCGTAGGAAATGAGTTTCGTGACGCTTCGGAGCGCGTTGTGTGGTCGTGTGACTCCGCTGGATCAATGACGAATCCAGGCGAGGATCACTTTTGGTGAAACAACGTGACGAGGTGATTCCGGTGATGTGGCACCTTTAATGACGGACGATCTTCAACATTCTTTAGGGTGTCTGTTGAGCGAGGTATTGATGGATCGCTCTCGGGGCGCGCTGTTGACTGATACGGACCGTCTGCCACGCACGCTTTGCTATTGCCGGCGGACGGAGCAAGCGTGAGCTGCATCCCGGGCTCAAGTCGGGAACGTGGCGTTCTTCTCTTGCGGCGACCGGGAAAAATTACATCTACCCATCAATTTATTACCAAAAACTGTCATTGAGCGCCGCTAAGCTTTCGCCACCCTCACAACCGGGATTTCCCGTCATGCGCTCGACAATCCGCCTGTTTGCCCCGCTATTGCTTCTGCCCGCGCTCGCTACGCCTGCGCTCGCCGCTACCGCCGCACCCGTCAGCCCGAACTGCGGCGGCAGTACGACGCCGATCGCCGATATCCAGGGGCCGGGCGCGCCGTCGCCGCTCGCCGGCCAGAACGTGTCGATCGAAGCCGTCGTCACCGCCGATTTCGGCGGCACCGATGGCTTCGGCGGCTTCTTCGTCCAGCAGGCCGACGCGCAGCGCCGCAACCAGCCGGGCGTGTCCGAGGGCCTGTTCGTCTATGCGCCGAAAGCGCGCGCGAAAGCGGGCGACCTCGTGCACGTGACGGGCAAGGTCGAGGAGAAATACGGGCAGACGCAGCTCACGCTGTCGGGCGCGATCGCGGTGTGCGCGAACGGCCAGACGGTCACGCCCGCGACGCTCACGCTGCCGGTCGACAACCCGAGCGTGTTCGCCGCGTATGAAGGGATGCTCGTGCGCCTGCCGCAGACGCTGAACGTCACCGACAACTACGAACTCGGCCGCTACGGCAGCGTGATGTTGAGCAACGGCCGCCTGCGCACGCCGACGAGCGTCGTGCCGCCCGCACAGGCGCAGACGCAGATCGACGCCAACGCGCGCAACCGCCTGATCCTCGACGACGGTTCGAACAAGCAGAACCCCGCGACCGTGCCGTATCCGGCGCCGGAACTGTCGGCCGCGAACACGCTGCGCGCGGGCTACACGGTGCGCAACGTCGAAGGCGTGCTCGAAGTGCGCTACGGCGCATGGCGCGTGCAGCCGGTGCCGGGCGCGACGCTGCCGACGTTCGACACGCGTGCGAACCCGCGCACCAACGCGCCCGCACGCGATCCGAAATCGAACCTGCGCGTCGCGTCGTTCAACGTCCTCAACTACTTCAACGGCAACGGTCTCGGCGGCGGCTTCGACGATCCGAACAACCGCGGCGCGAAGAACTTCCAGGAATTCCAGCGTCAGGAAGCGAAGATCGTCAGCGCGCTGAAGGCGCTCGACGCCGACGTGATCGGCCTGATGGAAATCCAGAACAACGGCTACGGCGAACTGAGCGCGGTGCGTCAACTCGCGGCGAAGCTCGGCAATCACTGGCGCGTCGTCGATCCGGGCACGTCGCGTCTCGGCGGCGATGCGATCGCGGTCGCGATGATCTACGACAGCCGCAAGGTCGAACCGGTCGGCCGCGCGGCGACGCTCGCGATCGACGACAAGAACCGCCAGCCGCTCGCGCAGTCGTTCCGCCGCATCGGCGGTAATCAGGCGCTGACCGTCGCGGTCAATCACCTGAAGTCGAAGAACTGCCCGGACGCCGCGAACGACGATCTCGACCAGGGCGACGGCCAGGGCTGCTGGAACCCGACGCGCACGCGCGCGGCGGCGAAGGTGGCCGACTGGCTCGCCGGCTCGCCGACGGGCGTCGCGGGCCAGGGCGTGCTGCTGATCGGCGACTTCAACAGCTACACGTACGAAGACCCGATCCGCACGCTCGAATCGCGCGGCTACCGCAACCTCGTCGCGCGCTGGATCGGCGCGAATGCGTACAGCTACGTGTACAACGGCGAAGCCGGTTATCTCGATCACGCGCTCGCAACGCTGCCGCTCGCATCGCACGTGAAGGCCGTGCACGAATGGCACATCAACGCGGACGAGCCGCTCGCGCTGCAGTACACGCTCGCGTACAAGTCGGCCGAGCAGCAGAAGACGTACTACGCGCCGGATGCGTATCGTTCGTCGGATCACGATCCGGTGCTGATCGATATCGCGCTGCCGGGCGGCGGGCATTGATGGCGGGTTGAATGAAGACGATGCGCGGCGATACGACATGCCGCGCATCATCTGCGCGGAAAATGCCGTCGAATATCGGGTAAATAATGCCGCGCCAAACCGGTATGCATTAACGGAATCGGTATTTTGTGGATGGTGAGGCGCATGCAGGCACCCGGATTGAAGAATGGCTGAAGTGAATCGGTTCGTCGAATGACGTATGCGCACCGCACCGCCGGCTTAATCGATTCCCGATAATTAAAATGAAAGAAAAATCCAGTCAATCTGAAGGGTTTTGAGGCGCTGCATCAATACGGGCAAGGCTTGTAGGTTGTGCTGGAAAATTAAAATATTCGGCGAATCATTGTCGATAAGGCGCAGCTTGCACGAATAATCATTTTTTCTTTCAAATCCCAGACACTTGCGGCCCTTCGCATCATTACGGGATTTTTAATATCGGAATGATCTTTGACAACGCGGCGCAGCACCGCCTATTTTGTCGATGTCGTAAATTTCGGTAATCAGAAAAGAAGTCCAAACTGCAGGGGGCGGTTCAAGCACGATTCTCGCCAGCAGTTTGCTGTGTCTGTATCACGTTCAGTCTCTTGAAGCAGTCCGATCCCAACCGCCTTGTGCGCGAGTGGCGGGTGTTGCTGCGCGTCTCGCCAGTGAAGGCGGCCTTTGTGAAGTGGTATTCGAACCAGGCACAAGGATAGAGATGAAACCAGACAGGAGCTGTACCGGCAGCCGCCGTGATCGTCACGGCCGGTTGGCCGGGCTAGGCGCATTGACCGTCATGACACTGGCGCTCGCGGCATGCGGCGGCGACGATTCGTCGTCCGTCGGCGCGTCCAGCCTCGCGCAGGCCACGGCCAGCCAGCAGGCCAGCGCGCAAGCGGCCGGCAACCAGGCGCCGGCGGCCAACCAGCCTTACGTCGATCAGGTCGCGTATTCGATGAACGCGACCGACGGCCTTGCCGCTGCGCAGGTGTCGGAGAAAGCGGCGGTCATGCATTACCAGTGGAAGTCGGGCGGCACGACCGTCAACTACACGACCACCACCGGCCACCTGACCGCGCAGGACGCGAACGGCAATGCCGAAGCGTCGATGTCGTATGTCGCGTACACGGCGCCGAGCACGAACGGCAAGCCGCGTCCCGTCACGTTCGTGTATAACGGCGGCCCCGGATCATCGTCGATCTGGCTGCGCCTCGGCTCGTTCGCGCCGACGCGCGTCGCCACGCCCGATCCGCTGTTCGGCAACAACTGGCCGAACTATCCGCTCGTCGACAACGCGGAGAGCCTGATCGACACCACCGACCTCGTGTTCATCGACCCGCCGGGAACCGGGCTGTCGGAAGCCGTGTTGCCGAACACCAACCAGAAGTACTGGGGTTCCGATGCGGACGTGAACATCATGCGCGACTTCATCCAGCGCTACCTGAACGTCAACAGCCGCAGCAGCTCGCCGATCTATCTGTATGGCGAATCGTATGGCACGCCGCGTACCGACATGCTGGCGCTGGCGCTCGAATCGGCCGGCGTGCACCTGACGGGCATCGTGCTGCAGTCGGCGATCCTGAACTACTTCGCGGATGCGGTGGAAGCGGTGGCGATCACGCAGTCGACGGAAGGGCTGCTGCTCGAAACCGATACCGTGGCCGGGTATCTGCCCGGGTATGCGGCGGTCGCGGCGTACTTCAACCAGGTGTCTCCTGCGCCGGTGAACCAGGGGCTGTATGCACTGCAGACCGAACTGTTCACGACGCTGATCTACAACCAGCTGCAGAAGTATTCGCAGTCTTGGGTGTTGAGCCAGCTCGGCATTCCGGACGCGCTCGGCACGCCGGTATTCCCGAGCGATGCGACGCTCAGGTTGTGGTCGATACCGTCGAGCCTGACGCAACAGGCGCTGCGCGGCTACTTCAACGCGAATCCGTTCGGCACGAGCCTGCTGCCCGGCACGACGATCGGCCGGTATGACGGACGCGTGTCGCTGCCGAATTCCGATCCGCGCCTGCAGAACGACGGCGATCCGTCCGACATCCTGATCTCGCAGCCGTTCACGAACGCGCTCGCGACACAGATGCCGGATTACCTCGGCTACACCGCGCCGAACGCGACGTACCTGCCGCTGAACGACAACATCATCGGCGTATGGGACTTCACGCACGACGGCCAGCCGATGCCGGACACGATCCCCGATCTGCTCGGTGCGCTGCAGCTCAACCCGAAGCTTCGCGTGCTCGCGGAGAACGGCTATCACGATCTCGCGACGCCGTTCTTCAACACCGAGAAGCAACTCGCGCGGCTGCAGACGGTGAAGGGCCTCCATGCGAAGCTGCAGGTGAATTTCTTCCAGGGCGGCCACATGATTTACCTGGACGACGTTGCCCGTCCGCAGATGAAGCGTGACCTGAAGACGTTCTACAAGGGCGCGCGGATTCCGACGGCGCTGACGCTGCACACGCTGCCGCCGCCGTGGCCGGACGAGAACCCGCCCAGCGTGCCGACCGGCAGCGTGCCGGGCGCGACGGCCGCGACGACGCTGGCAGCGGCCCCCTGAGCGACGGACTCCTTGTTACAGGAACCCTCTATTCATCCATTGAATGCGAGTGATCATGTCCCTAATCAAAATGATGCGGCGTATGTCTCCGTTGATCGTCCTCGGTGCCGTGATGAGCAGTGCCTACGCGTTGCCGCCGCAGGCGGTGGCGCCGGTGAAGCTTCCGCATGGCGGGCGCGGTGTCGACGGTCCGTTCTTTCCTGCGACGCGTGCGGCGCCGGTCCTGCCGTCGACCGGCGCGACGCTGCAGCAGCAGGCGCAGCAACGCGTCGACGCGCGGCTCGGCGGCAATACGGTGCTGAGTAATGGCGCGGCCGTGACGAAGGCGCAGGCGCAGAGCAGCGGGCTCGGTTTCGTGTCCAAGCACTTCGACGAGATCGACTCGAAGCACACCGGGCGCGTGACGATGAGCGATGTGCGGCAGTTCATCCAGCAGCGGCAGGTGCAGGCGCAGCAGGAACAGCAGGACGAGTGATGGCGTGAGCAGGGCGGCAGCCGGTGCATGATGCGCGCCGGCTGCCGGTTGAATGTATCGATGGCGCGCTAGCTTGCCTGCGCGGCGGCGGCCCTGGCCTGGTCGTCCGCTTCCGCCAGCGCGGCATCCGCCGCGATCGCGCGCTGGATGCCCGGCCGCGCCAGCACGCGGTCGATATAGCCGCGCACCACCGGCGTGTCGGGTATCAGCTTGAACATCGTGATCCAGCTCAGCGCCGACGCCCACAGCACATCCGCCGCCGTGAAGCGTTCGCCGAGCAGGTAGGGGCCGTTCGCCAGCTGTGCGCCGATCGCGTTGACGACGGTATCGAAGTCGCCATACGGCGACGTCGAGTACGGCGCGGGCGGCCGGTTCATCGAACGGTCGACGATGGCCGGCTCGAAGCATGAACCGTAGAACACCATCCAGCGCAGGTACGGTCCGCGCAGCGCATCGCCTGCCGCCGGCGACAGGCCGGCTTCCGGATACAGTTCCGCCGCATACAGGTAGACGGCGGCCTGCTCGGTGACGATCACGTCGCCGTGGCGCAGTGCGGGCACCTTGCCCATCGGATTGATGGCGAGATAATCGGGCGCGTGGTGCCGGCCGGCGGGCAGGTCGAACGCGTGCAGTTCATAGTCGGCGTTCAGTTCTTCGAGCAACATGCGGGCGCCGGCCGATCGGCTGCGCGTGGCGTGGTAGAGGATCAGGTGGCGGTCTTGTTGGATGGCGGGGGCTCCGGAACGTGACGGGTCGGGACGAAGACACCCAATGTAGGCCGGCCGCGCGCCGCCGTCTTGGAAAAATCCGCTGTGGCGGTGCATCATCACGCAACCGCTTTCACTGCCTGCCATCGCCCGCACCATGACCGACTTGCGTCACGTCACCGAGACACCCAAGGGTGTGGTCGGCCCTCGCGCCTTCAGCCAGCGCTTTCGCCTGAACCGCTACTACCCGTGCGCGGAACTGGCCGGCGTGCTCGATCACCACTGGATCGTCGAATGGGATTTGCGCGGCCAGCCGCCGTACGTGCAGCGCACGCTGCCGTATCCATGCGTGAACATGGTGTTCGACCGACGGCAAACGGGCATCTTCGGCGTGGTGTCGGGCGCGTTCGAGACGACGCTGGCGGAAGCGGGGCGTGTGATCGGTTTGCGCTTTCGGCCCGGCGCGTTCCGCGCATTTTTCGGCAAGCCGGTGCACGGGTTGACCGACAAGGTGCTGCCGGTGTCGACGCTGCTCGGCGGCAGCGATGCCGAAGCCGAAGACAGCGTGCTCGGCGCGCAGGACGATGCAGGGATGGTGTCGGCCGCCGAGTCGCTGCTGTTACGCGTGCTGCCGCCGCCCGATCCGCAGGTCGAGCGTATCCACGCAATTCTGCAGATGCTGCAACAGGACATCGGCCTCACGCAGGTGCGCGACCTCGCCGAACGCGCCGGCCTGAGCGAGCGCACGTTGCAGCAGCTTTTTTCCGACTACGTGGGGGTGACGCCGAAGTGGGTGATCTGCCGCTATCGCCTGCACGAAGCCGCCGACAAACTTGCCGGCGGCGAGACGGTCGATCTGGCGGAGCTGGCCCACGCGCTGGGCTATTTCGATCAGGCGCATTTCACGCGCGATTTCCGCAAGCTGGTGGGCAAGGCGCCGGCGGAGTACCGGCGGGACGACAGCCGCGCAACGGGCGCGGAGTGAGCGTCGCGCGCTAGTCGGCCAATACGCGCCGGCTCAGGCCGTATGCCGGGCCGCCACGCGGTTCCAGAGTGCGCCCGAGCGGCTGCCGCTGCGGCAATACGCGAGCACGGGTTTCGGCAGCGAGTCGAGCAACGCTTCGAACGCGTCGACTTCCGCTTCGCCGATGCGATCGCGCTCGACCGGCAGGTAGCGCGCATCGAGGCCCAGTTCGCGGGCGGCCGCGGCGATCTCGTCGAACGCGGGCTGATCGGCGCCTTCGCCGTCCGGCCGGTTGCAGATGATCGAGCGGAAGCCGGCATTCCGGATCGCTTTCAGCTCGGCCGGCGTGATCTGCCGCGACACGGAAAACCCGCTCGACGCGGTCGCGCGGCATTGTTCGATCGCCTTGCGGAAACAGTCGATCGCGAAATCGACGTCCTGTTCGGTCGTGAAGCGGCCGAAGCTGATGCGCACGGTACGGCCGGCCGTTTCGGTATCGAGGCCGATCGCGGTCAGCACGTGCGACGGCGCGCCGCTGGTCGAGTTGCACGCGGACGTCGACGACACGGCGAGCGCATCGCCGAGCATGAACGGGAAAAAGCCCGGTGCATGCACCGTCAGGCTCAACGTGTGCGGGATGCGGCGGGCGGCCGCCGCGTTTTGCGTGACGTCGCCGAGCGCGAACAGCGCGCTCGTCAGGCGTGCGCCGAGCGCCGCGATTCGTGCGGCTTCGCCATCGAGTTTTTCAGCAGCGAGTTCGCACGCGACGCCCATGCCGACGATCTGATGCGTCGCGAGCGTGCCCGAGCGCAAGCCGCGCTCGTGTCCGCCGCCGTGAATCTGAGGCGCGATTCGATCCGCGATGTCGCGGCGGACGAACAGCGCGCCGATCCCCTTCGGGCCGTACACCTTGTGTGCCGACATCGACATCATGTCGATGCCGAGCGCGCGCACGTCGATCGGCGTCTTGCCGAGCGCCTGCGCCGCGTCGACGTGAAGGAGCGCGCCCGCCGCGTGCACGATGCGCGAGATCGCGGCGATGTCGGTCAGCGTGCCGAGCTCGTTGTTCACGAGCATCAGCGACACGAGGCCGGTATCGGGGCCGATCGCGGCGGCCACGGCGTCAGCGGTGATTTCGCCGTCGCGCGTGGGCGTCAGGAAGGTGACCGACGTCCCGCGCTTGGACAGGCTCGCCATCGTGTCGAGGATCGCCTTGTGCTCGATGCGGCTCGTGACCAGGTGGCGCTTGTCGGTCGCGGTTTCCGCGTAGCCCTTCAGCGCGAGGTTGTTCGATTCGGTGGCGCCCGACGTCCAGACGATCTCGTCGGCCTCCGCGCCGATGAGCGCGGCGACCTGCGCGCGCGCGCGTTCGACCTGTTCCCGCGCGAGCCGGCCGGCGACGTGCGAGCTCGACGCGGGATTGCCGAAGATGCCGTCGAAGCCGAGGCAGGCCGTCATCGCTTCGATCACGCGGGGGTCCGCAGGCGTCGTGGCCGCGTAGTCGAGGTAGTGCAACGTGTGGGTATCGCTCATGTCCGTCTCTTGCTCATTTCCGAATGGGAGAAATGATACGGGGGACAGGAGGGAAAATGGATCCAAAATGGGTCGCCGATCCAGCTTGATATGGAATAACGTTTTCTCTGGATGTGGATTGGGGGAATTTGTTTTTCGTGACCCGACCCGGCCCGCGCCGCGCCCGGCAACAGCGGGTTTGACCGGCGGACGCCCGCCCGGGCCGGCCGGTCGTCGGATCACGGCTTCAAGCGAAAAAGCGCTGCGGGCGGAAGTCCTGGAGCTGGGTCGTTTCGACGCCGTCGAGCACTTCGATCGCAAGCAGCTGCCCGATGGCCGGCGCGGACGTCATGCCGCTGTGCATCGCGGCCACGTGGACATTCGCGTATTGGCGGCCGCGGCCCATGATCGGATATTCGTCGCGCGGCAGGACGCGGTAGCCGAGCGTCATGTAGTCGAGTTCGATCCCGCGCGTATCCGGCAGCACGGTGGTCACGCGTTCGAGGAGCTTCGCGCCGAGTGCCGGCGTCGGTTCCAGCGCGCCGGTGTCGCCGAAATTCGATCCGGTCACGATGCGCCCGTCGGGATTCTGCTTGATGTCGAGGCCGGCCGGCATCAGCACCTGGTGCACGAGCGGCGGCATCGGCTTGCTGTGGGCCAGAATGCCTTTCGACGTGCGCAGCGGCACCGGGATGCCCGCCTGCGCGCCGAGCCGGGTCGAGTCGTTGCCGGCCGCGATCACGACGTGATCCGCGAAGAACGGCCCCTTGTCTGTCGTCACGCCGCTCGCGCGGCCGCCGCTGAAATCGATCGTCGCGACGCTGGCCTTCTGCAGCGTGACGCCGGCCCGGATGCCGGCCTGGACCAGCGCCAGCGTCGCGGCCACCGGATCGAGCGTCCCGTCGATGGTCGAATGCCAGCCCGTGCCGAAATCGCCGGCGTGCACGCCGGGCACCAGCCGTTCGAGGTCGTCGCGCGTGATGTTGCGGATCGGATAACCCCACGGCTGGTGCAGCGCGGTCGTGTAGTGGAGCTTGTCGATCTGCTGCGGGTCCGGGCCGCACCACGAGATGCCGCCGCCCCATTGAATCTGCAGCGACGGCCCGATCTCGAGCTGCAGGCGCCGCCACCCGAGGATGCCTTCGTAGTTCAGCGCGTAGTACGAGTAGGGCGTCTTGTTGTTCGCGTTGATCCACGCAAACGAATTTCGCGTCGTGCCGGAGGCGGGCGCGTCCTTCTCGATGAGCGTGACGTCCGCGCCGCGCCGGGCGAGGTGATAGGCGATCGACGCGCCCATCACGCCGCTGCCGATCACGATGACGCGATCCTTCGGTTTCGCCGCGCGCGTGATGCGCGGCAGCGCTGCGGCGAGCGGGGCGGCCAGGACGGGTAAGAATTGCCGGCGGTTCATGCGGGTCTCCTTTTTTCGGTGGTTGTCGCAACGCGGATCACATCGGCGGCCGGACCGGCGCGCGTCAGGTTTCGATGAGATTGAGGAACTGGCGAACGCGCGGATGCGTGCCGCCCGTGAAGAACGCGGCGGGCGTCGTGTCTTCCACGACCACGCCGTTCTCCATGAACACCACGCGATCGGCGACGTCCTGCGCGAACCGCACTTCGTGCGTGACGACCAGCATCGTCATGCCGTTGCCCGCCAGCTCGCGCATGACCGCGAGCACGTCTTCGCGCAACGCCGGATCGAGCGCGGAAGTCGGCTCGTCGAACAGGATGACTTCCGGGTCCATCGCGAGGCCGCGGGCAATCGCGACACGCTGCTTCTGGCCGCCCGACAGCCGCGCGGGATATTCGCCGGCCTTGTGCGCGAGGCCCACGCGATCGAGCAGGTGCAGGCCGCGCTCGACGGCTTCGCCTTTCCTCACGCCCTTCACGCTCACGAGCCCTTCGATGACGTTCTCCAGCGCGGTGCGATGCGGGAACAGGTTGAACGACTGGAACACCATCGCCGTGCGCTGGCGAATGGCCTTCACGCGTTGCTGCTCGTCGCGCGACAGCGCGGCGCCGCCCGTGCGTTCGATCTCGATGCCGCAGACCGACACCGTGCCCGCATCGGGCAGCTCGAGAAAATTCAGCGAGCGCAGCAGCGTGGTCTTGCCCGAGCCGGACGGGCCCATCAGGACGACGACTTCGCCGCGTGCGACGCAGAAGTCGACGCCGCGCAGCACGGCGTTTGCTCCGAAGGATTTGGTCAATCCCTGAACGACGATGGTATTCATAGGTAGTGTCATTGGAAGCGCCGCGACA
The sequence above is drawn from the Burkholderia stabilis genome and encodes:
- a CDS encoding ExeM/NucH family extracellular endonuclease is translated as MRSTIRLFAPLLLLPALATPALAATAAPVSPNCGGSTTPIADIQGPGAPSPLAGQNVSIEAVVTADFGGTDGFGGFFVQQADAQRRNQPGVSEGLFVYAPKARAKAGDLVHVTGKVEEKYGQTQLTLSGAIAVCANGQTVTPATLTLPVDNPSVFAAYEGMLVRLPQTLNVTDNYELGRYGSVMLSNGRLRTPTSVVPPAQAQTQIDANARNRLILDDGSNKQNPATVPYPAPELSAANTLRAGYTVRNVEGVLEVRYGAWRVQPVPGATLPTFDTRANPRTNAPARDPKSNLRVASFNVLNYFNGNGLGGGFDDPNNRGAKNFQEFQRQEAKIVSALKALDADVIGLMEIQNNGYGELSAVRQLAAKLGNHWRVVDPGTSRLGGDAIAVAMIYDSRKVEPVGRAATLAIDDKNRQPLAQSFRRIGGNQALTVAVNHLKSKNCPDAANDDLDQGDGQGCWNPTRTRAAAKVADWLAGSPTGVAGQGVLLIGDFNSYTYEDPIRTLESRGYRNLVARWIGANAYSYVYNGEAGYLDHALATLPLASHVKAVHEWHINADEPLALQYTLAYKSAEQQKTYYAPDAYRSSDHDPVLIDIALPGGGH
- a CDS encoding S10 family serine carboxypeptidase-like protein, producing the protein MKPDRSCTGSRRDRHGRLAGLGALTVMTLALAACGGDDSSSVGASSLAQATASQQASAQAAGNQAPAANQPYVDQVAYSMNATDGLAAAQVSEKAAVMHYQWKSGGTTVNYTTTTGHLTAQDANGNAEASMSYVAYTAPSTNGKPRPVTFVYNGGPGSSSIWLRLGSFAPTRVATPDPLFGNNWPNYPLVDNAESLIDTTDLVFIDPPGTGLSEAVLPNTNQKYWGSDADVNIMRDFIQRYLNVNSRSSSPIYLYGESYGTPRTDMLALALESAGVHLTGIVLQSAILNYFADAVEAVAITQSTEGLLLETDTVAGYLPGYAAVAAYFNQVSPAPVNQGLYALQTELFTTLIYNQLQKYSQSWVLSQLGIPDALGTPVFPSDATLRLWSIPSSLTQQALRGYFNANPFGTSLLPGTTIGRYDGRVSLPNSDPRLQNDGDPSDILISQPFTNALATQMPDYLGYTAPNATYLPLNDNIIGVWDFTHDGQPMPDTIPDLLGALQLNPKLRVLAENGYHDLATPFFNTEKQLARLQTVKGLHAKLQVNFFQGGHMIYLDDVARPQMKRDLKTFYKGARIPTALTLHTLPPPWPDENPPSVPTGSVPGATAATTLAAAP
- a CDS encoding 2-oxoglutarate dehydrogenase, with the translated sequence MRVIMSLIKMMRRMSPLIVLGAVMSSAYALPPQAVAPVKLPHGGRGVDGPFFPATRAAPVLPSTGATLQQQAQQRVDARLGGNTVLSNGAAVTKAQAQSSGLGFVSKHFDEIDSKHTGRVTMSDVRQFIQQRQVQAQQEQQDE
- a CDS encoding glutathione S-transferase family protein; its protein translation is MQQDRHLILYHATRSRSAGARMLLEELNADYELHAFDLPAGRHHAPDYLAINPMGKVPALRHGDVIVTEQAAVYLYAAELYPEAGLSPAAGDALRGPYLRWMVFYGSCFEPAIVDRSMNRPPAPYSTSPYGDFDTVVNAIGAQLANGPYLLGERFTAADVLWASALSWITMFKLIPDTPVVRGYIDRVLARPGIQRAIAADAALAEADDQARAAAAQAS
- a CDS encoding AraC family transcriptional regulator yields the protein MTDLRHVTETPKGVVGPRAFSQRFRLNRYYPCAELAGVLDHHWIVEWDLRGQPPYVQRTLPYPCVNMVFDRRQTGIFGVVSGAFETTLAEAGRVIGLRFRPGAFRAFFGKPVHGLTDKVLPVSTLLGGSDAEAEDSVLGAQDDAGMVSAAESLLLRVLPPPDPQVERIHAILQMLQQDIGLTQVRDLAERAGLSERTLQQLFSDYVGVTPKWVICRYRLHEAADKLAGGETVDLAELAHALGYFDQAHFTRDFRKLVGKAPAEYRRDDSRATGAE
- a CDS encoding aminotransferase class V-fold PLP-dependent enzyme, translating into MSDTHTLHYLDYAATTPADPRVIEAMTACLGFDGIFGNPASSSHVAGRLAREQVERARAQVAALIGAEADEIVWTSGATESNNLALKGYAETATDKRHLVTSRIEHKAILDTMASLSKRGTSVTFLTPTRDGEITADAVAAAIGPDTGLVSLMLVNNELGTLTDIAAISRIVHAAGALLHVDAAQALGKTPIDVRALGIDMMSMSAHKVYGPKGIGALFVRRDIADRIAPQIHGGGHERGLRSGTLATHQIVGMGVACELAAEKLDGEAARIAALGARLTSALFALGDVTQNAAAARRIPHTLSLTVHAPGFFPFMLGDALAVSSTSACNSTSGAPSHVLTAIGLDTETAGRTVRISFGRFTTEQDVDFAIDCFRKAIEQCRATASSGFSVSRQITPAELKAIRNAGFRSIICNRPDGEGADQPAFDEIAAAARELGLDARYLPVERDRIGEAEVDAFEALLDSLPKPVLAYCRSGSRSGALWNRVAARHTA
- a CDS encoding NAD(P)/FAD-dependent oxidoreductase, with protein sequence MNRRQFLPVLAAPLAAALPRITRAAKPKDRVIVIGSGVMGASIAYHLARRGADVTLIEKDAPASGTTRNSFAWINANNKTPYSYYALNYEGILGWRRLQLEIGPSLQIQWGGGISWCGPDPQQIDKLHYTTALHQPWGYPIRNITRDDLERLVPGVHAGDFGTGWHSTIDGTLDPVAATLALVQAGIRAGVTLQKASVATIDFSGGRASGVTTDKGPFFADHVVIAAGNDSTRLGAQAGIPVPLRTSKGILAHSKPMPPLVHQVLMPAGLDIKQNPDGRIVTGSNFGDTGALEPTPALGAKLLERVTTVLPDTRGIELDYMTLGYRVLPRDEYPIMGRGRQYANVHVAAMHSGMTSAPAIGQLLAIEVLDGVETTQLQDFRPQRFFA
- a CDS encoding amino acid ABC transporter ATP-binding protein; amino-acid sequence: MNTIVVQGLTKSFGANAVLRGVDFCVARGEVVVLMGPSGSGKTTLLRSLNFLELPDAGTVSVCGIEIERTGGAALSRDEQQRVKAIRQRTAMVFQSFNLFPHRTALENVIEGLVSVKGVRKGEAVERGLHLLDRVGLAHKAGEYPARLSGGQKQRVAIARGLAMDPEVILFDEPTSALDPALREDVLAVMRELAGNGMTMLVVTHEVRFAQDVADRVVFMENGVVVEDTTPAAFFTGGTHPRVRQFLNLIET